Proteins encoded by one window of Salvia splendens isolate huo1 chromosome 5, SspV2, whole genome shotgun sequence:
- the LOC121802078 gene encoding metal transporter Nramp6-like: MAAPPAQPQFMTTIDRRTHPDESRIDEIEYDQIIVPDNKSWKNLFAYVGPGFLVCIAYIDPGNFQTDLQAGAQYKYGLLWIILLASCAALIIQSLAANLGVVTGKHLAEHCRKEYPRVPNFILWFLAEIAIVACDIPEVIGTAFALNMLFNIPLWCGVLITGLSTLVLLLLQQYGVRKLEIFIAFLVLTIAGCFFAELGYAKPNSSEVLEGLFVPQLKGPGATKLAISLLGAMVMPHNLFLHSALVLSRKIPRSVSGIKEACRFYMIESGFALLVAFFINVSVISVSGAVCNSPNLNSKELESCENLDLNEASFLLKNVLGSWSSKLFAIALLASGQSSTITGTYAGQYVMQGFLDLRLKPWIRNFLTRCLAIVPSLIVAIIGGASGAGNLIIVASMILSFELPFALIPLLKFTSCKTKMGLYANSFSIAATTWIISFLIMGINIYYLAEKLVTSLRHSKLSIVGIVFCGLLGFLAMLVYLASIAYLVIRKNQEGSHLIALSDRQEENVTLPRHDIANMQLPQTRTSDHL, encoded by the exons ATGGCGGCGCCGCCAGCTCAGCCGCAGTTTATGACCACCATTGATCGCAGAACTCATCCCGACGAGTCACGCATTGATGAGATTGAATATGATCAGATTATTGTGCCTGAT AATAAAAGCTGGAAGAACTTGTTTGCATATGTCGGCCCAGGCTTTCTTGTTTGCATTGCTTATATTGATCCAGGAAACT TTCAGACGGATCTGCAGGCCGGAGCTCAGTATAAGTATGGG CTACTTTGGATCATATTGCTTGCTTCATGTGCTGCCCTTATTATTCAATCTCTCGCAGCAAACCTAGGAGTTGTTACAG GAAAGCATTTAGCTGAGCACTGTCGAAAGGAATACCCAAGAGtcccaaattttattttatggttTCTTGCTGAAATAGCTATAGTCGCATGCGACATTCCTGAAG TTATCGGAACAGCATTTGCTCTGAACATGCTTTTCAATATTCCACTTTGGTGTGGTGTGCTTATAACAGGGCTGAGTACGTTGGTTCTTCTGTTGCTGCAGCAATATGGG GTGAGAAAGCTTGAGATTTTTATCGCTTTTCTTGTCTTGACAATTGCTGGCTGCTTCTTTGCTGAGCTTGGTTATGCAAAACCCAACTCGTCTGAGGTTTTAGAAGGCCTTTTTGTTCCCCAACTTAAGGGGCCCGGGGCTACTAAACTGGCTATTTCACTCCTCGGTGCTATGGTTATGCC GCACAATCTTTTCCTTCACTCAGCACTGGTGCTCTCTAGGAAAATCCCACGATCTGTCAGTGGTATCAAA GAGGCTTGCCGATTTTACATGATAGAAAGTGGCTTCGCCTTACTGGTTGCCTTCTTCATCAACGTATCAGTTATCTCAGTTAGCGGTGCAGTTTGCAATTCACCGAATCTTAACTCAAAGGAACTCGAGAGCTGTGAGAACTTGGACCTGAATGAAGCTTCCTTTTTACTTAAG AATGTTCTAGGCAGTTGGAGTTCCAAGCTCTTTGCAATTGCTTTGCTGGCATCAGGACAAAGCTCGACCATAACGGGAACATATGCTGGCCAGTATGTTATGCAG GGGTTCCTCGACTTGAGGCTGAAGCCATGGATTAGGAACTTTTTAACTCGATGTTTAGCAATTGTTCCTAGTCTAATTGTAGCTATTATCGGTGGAGCATCTGGCGCCGGAAACTTGATTATCGTAGCATCG ATGATCTTATCATTCGAACTTCCATTTGCGCTAATTCCGCTCCTCAAATTCACGAGCTGCAAGACCAAGATGGGCTTATATGCCAACTCATTTTCT ATCGCAGCCACTACTTGGATCATCTCGTTCTTGATCATGGGCATCAACATCTACTACCTAGCCGAAAAGCTGGTGACTTCCCTCCGTCATAGCAAACTGAGCATAGTGGGCATTGTGTTTTGTGGACTTCTGGGCTTCTTGGCCATGCTCGTTTACCTAGCCAGCATTGCGTATTTGGTGATCCGTAAGAACCAGGAGGGCTCTCACCTTATCGCGTTGTCGGATAGGCAGGAGGAGAATGTCACACTACCTAGACATGACATAGCTAACATGCAATTACCTCAAACAAGAACTAGTGATCATCTTTGA